The Kineothrix sp. MB12-C1 genome includes a window with the following:
- a CDS encoding exonuclease SbcCD subunit D, producing MKFLHTGDLHIGKTVNDFSMLEEQRSILQQIIEICSKEKVDAAVLAGDIYDRAIPPSEAVTLLDEFLTQMVKLKIPVLLISGNHDSPERVGFAEEILQEKGIHIAGVYKGELKKVVLTDEYGEVTFALLPFIKPALVGVKTSGEAVERILEKEKYGEDARRVLVTHFFVTNGGKEPETSEGETMIHVGGLDNVEATLFDDFDYVALGHIHKRQRIGEKQVYYAGAPLAYSFSEAGKSKSVNLVELGRKGQVTVTEVPLHPIHEMRKIKGKLEELMAKEVVEAADRFDYIQAQLTDEEELIDPIGTLRSVYPNIMQIVLMKNEAIGNIEYESKAAEKRKSIPELFTGFYEVIRGEGPDEERMEIIEATAREVREVEL from the coding sequence ATGAAATTTCTTCATACGGGCGATTTGCATATTGGGAAGACGGTGAATGATTTTTCCATGTTGGAGGAACAGCGGTCTATATTGCAGCAAATCATTGAGATTTGTAGTAAAGAGAAGGTGGATGCGGCGGTGCTTGCCGGGGATATTTACGATAGGGCGATTCCGCCGTCAGAGGCAGTAACACTTCTGGATGAATTTCTTACACAGATGGTAAAGCTTAAGATTCCGGTGCTTCTCATCAGTGGCAATCACGATTCTCCCGAGAGGGTGGGATTTGCAGAAGAAATCCTGCAGGAAAAAGGAATCCATATAGCGGGTGTCTATAAAGGGGAACTGAAAAAGGTAGTTTTGACCGATGAATACGGCGAAGTTACCTTTGCTTTATTACCCTTTATTAAGCCGGCACTTGTAGGAGTTAAGACGAGTGGAGAGGCAGTGGAAAGAATTTTGGAGAAAGAAAAGTATGGAGAGGACGCCAGACGTGTGCTTGTCACTCATTTTTTCGTGACGAACGGAGGCAAAGAGCCGGAGACTTCCGAGGGGGAGACGATGATACATGTGGGAGGTCTCGATAATGTAGAGGCTACCCTTTTCGACGATTTCGATTACGTAGCCCTCGGTCATATTCATAAAAGGCAGAGAATAGGAGAAAAGCAAGTCTATTATGCAGGTGCGCCTCTTGCTTACTCCTTTTCAGAGGCTGGCAAGAGTAAAAGTGTGAACTTGGTGGAATTGGGGCGAAAGGGACAGGTGACAGTGACGGAAGTTCCCCTACATCCAATACATGAAATGCGTAAGATAAAAGGGAAACTGGAAGAGCTTATGGCAAAGGAAGTTGTGGAAGCAGCGGATCGCTTTGATTATATCCAGGCTCAGCTTACCGATGAGGAAGAGTTAATCGACCCTATCGGAACATTGCGAAGCGTTTATCCGAATATTATGCAGATTGTGCTTATGAAAAATGAAGCGATAGGGAATATAGAATATGAAAGCAAGGCGGCGGAAAAAAGAAAGAGCATCCCGGAGCTTTTCACCGGATTTTATGAGGTGATTCGCGGAGAAGGGCCGGATGAGGAACGTATGGAAATCATCGAGGCTACTGCCAGGGAAGTAAGGGAGGTGGAATTGTGA
- a CDS encoding SDR family NAD(P)-dependent oxidoreductase translates to MLQGKTCIVVGGAKGTGSHLVEQYAKKGYTVAFMDIDKESSCSLKDKVETEYGGNIFFFHGDANSEEDIELFAGAIIGQYKKIDCLYYRTDIAESANLIAELLYGYLKRDGMIMSYS, encoded by the coding sequence ATGCTTCAAGGGAAAACATGTATAGTCGTGGGCGGAGCCAAAGGGACAGGCAGTCATCTGGTGGAGCAATACGCAAAAAAAGGATATACCGTTGCCTTTATGGATATTGATAAAGAATCATCATGTTCACTAAAAGATAAGGTTGAGACGGAGTACGGAGGAAATATATTTTTCTTCCATGGAGATGCAAACAGCGAGGAAGACATAGAATTGTTTGCAGGAGCTATTATAGGACAGTATAAGAAGATAGACTGTCTGTATTACCGTACAGATATTGCAGAAAGTGCGAATCTGATAGCGGAATTGCTGTACGGGTATTTGAAAAGGGACGGAATGATAATGTCCTACAGCTAA
- a CDS encoding ABC transporter ATP-binding protein, producing MNNRQYKTKELLNRFAPYFKPYRKTLYMDLFCAALTTVCELVLPLIMRYITNEGLNDLAALSIGTIGKLGLLYLVLRIIDSIASYYMANMGHVMGAKIETDMRRDAYFHLHKLSDTYYNNTKVGQIMGRITNDLFDVTEFAHHCPEEFFIAAIKIGISFIILSGINLPLTLIIFIVVPIMILVCMSLNFRMRGAFSKQRNQIGELNARIEDSLLGQRVVKAFTGEETENHKFDKDNMEFLDIKKETYRYMAAFQTSTKLFDGIMYLAVVVAGGGFMIKGMIAPGDLVAYMLYVTTMIATIRRIIEFAEQFQRGMTGIERFLQIMDADIEIFDEPDAKDMDYKGGDIVFDNVSFQYPDDHNVVFENLNLRIRHGEKVAIVGPSGGGKTTLCNLIPRFYDVTSGRITIDNQDVKSFTLKSLRQNVGIVQQDVYLFSGTIYDNIIYGRQGASREEVMEAAKRAGAHEFIMDLKDGYDTYVGERGVKLSGGQKQRISIARVFLKNPSIIILDEATSALDNESEFAVAKSLARLSEGRTTLTIAHRLSSIRSSDRILVLTDEGIVEEGKHEDLLEIKGIYHQFYTMANELK from the coding sequence ATGAATAACAGACAGTATAAGACAAAAGAACTTTTAAATCGATTTGCACCTTATTTTAAGCCGTATAGAAAAACATTGTACATGGATTTGTTCTGTGCGGCTCTTACGACGGTGTGTGAACTGGTGCTTCCTCTGATTATGAGGTATATCACGAATGAGGGGCTTAACGACCTGGCTGCCTTATCCATTGGAACGATAGGTAAGCTGGGTCTGCTATATCTGGTGCTTAGGATTATCGATAGTATTGCAAGTTATTATATGGCGAATATGGGCCATGTGATGGGTGCGAAAATAGAGACGGATATGCGCAGGGATGCTTATTTTCATTTGCATAAGTTATCGGATACCTACTATAATAATACAAAAGTCGGACAGATTATGGGTAGGATTACTAACGACCTTTTTGATGTAACGGAATTCGCTCACCATTGTCCGGAAGAATTCTTTATTGCGGCAATTAAGATTGGTATTTCCTTTATCATCTTGTCAGGAATTAACCTTCCGCTTACACTTATTATCTTTATTGTAGTACCGATTATGATTCTGGTATGTATGTCTTTGAACTTCAGAATGCGCGGTGCATTTAGCAAGCAGAGAAACCAGATTGGTGAATTGAATGCGAGAATTGAAGACAGCCTGCTTGGACAGCGAGTGGTGAAGGCATTTACAGGGGAAGAAACAGAAAACCATAAATTCGATAAGGACAATATGGAGTTTCTGGATATTAAGAAAGAAACCTATCGTTATATGGCGGCTTTTCAGACGTCTACGAAATTATTTGATGGTATTATGTATCTTGCGGTAGTCGTTGCTGGCGGCGGTTTTATGATAAAAGGTATGATAGCTCCGGGTGATTTGGTTGCCTATATGTTATACGTAACAACGATGATAGCGACGATTCGCCGCATTATCGAATTCGCAGAGCAGTTCCAGAGAGGAATGACAGGAATTGAACGTTTTCTGCAGATTATGGATGCGGATATTGAGATATTCGATGAACCGGATGCGAAAGATATGGACTATAAGGGTGGAGATATTGTATTTGATAATGTAAGCTTCCAATATCCGGATGATCATAATGTGGTATTCGAGAATTTGAACCTTCGCATAAGACATGGAGAAAAGGTGGCGATTGTGGGACCTTCAGGAGGCGGCAAGACGACGCTGTGCAACTTGATTCCCCGATTTTATGATGTTACTTCGGGAAGAATTACGATAGATAACCAAGATGTGAAAAGCTTTACTTTAAAAAGCCTGCGTCAGAATGTAGGAATCGTACAGCAGGATGTATATCTTTTCTCAGGTACAATTTACGATAATATTATATATGGAAGGCAGGGTGCATCGAGAGAAGAAGTAATGGAGGCGGCCAAACGGGCAGGTGCTCATGAATTTATTATGGATCTCAAGGATGGATACGATACTTATGTGGGAGAAAGAGGAGTTAAGCTTTCCGGCGGACAGAAGCAGAGAATCAGTATAGCCCGCGTATTTTTGAAAAATCCTTCCATTATTATATTGGATGAGGCGACTTCGGCGCTGGATAATGAGAGTGAATTCGCGGTGGCGAAGTCCCTTGCAAGACTGTCGGAAGGAAGAACTACACTCACGATTGCGCATAGACTTTCCAGCATCCGCAGCTCGGATCGGATTCTTGTGCTGACGGATGAAGGCATTGTAGAGGAGGGAAAACACGAGGATTTACTTGAGATAAAAGGGATTTATCATCAGTTCTATACGATGGCAAATGAATTAAAATAG
- the thyA gene encoding thymidylate synthase, whose translation MSLADKIFIDMCKDILENGTSTEGEKVRPRWEDGTPAYTIKKFGVVNRYDLSKEFPILTLRRTALKSATDELLWIWQKKSNNVNDLHSHIWDEWSDKDGSIGKAYGYQMGIKHQYKEGMMDQIDRVIFDLKNNPFSRRIMTNIYVHQDLHEMNLYPCAYSMTFNVTQKEGEEKLTLNAILNQRSQDVLAANNWNVVQYAVLVHMLAQVCDMKVGELVHVIADAHIYDRHIPIIKELISRTPYDAPTFWLNPEIKDFYEFTRDDVKVENYVTGEQVADIPIAI comes from the coding sequence ATGAGTCTGGCGGATAAGATATTTATTGATATGTGTAAGGATATATTAGAGAACGGAACGAGTACTGAGGGAGAGAAGGTCCGGCCGAGATGGGAGGATGGTACCCCTGCGTATACGATTAAAAAGTTCGGTGTGGTGAATCGGTATGATTTATCGAAAGAATTCCCTATTCTTACGCTTAGAAGAACGGCGCTTAAGAGCGCTACCGATGAACTTCTTTGGATATGGCAGAAGAAGTCTAATAATGTAAATGACTTGCATAGTCATATTTGGGATGAGTGGTCGGATAAGGATGGTTCCATAGGGAAGGCATATGGTTATCAGATGGGAATTAAACATCAGTATAAGGAAGGAATGATGGATCAGATCGATCGTGTTATTTTCGATTTGAAGAACAATCCGTTCAGCCGCCGTATTATGACGAATATCTACGTACATCAAGATTTGCATGAGATGAATCTTTATCCTTGTGCCTATAGCATGACATTCAATGTAACGCAGAAAGAAGGGGAAGAGAAGCTGACTTTGAATGCGATTCTCAATCAGCGTTCCCAAGATGTATTGGCGGCGAACAATTGGAATGTAGTGCAGTATGCGGTACTTGTTCATATGCTGGCGCAGGTATGTGATATGAAGGTGGGAGAGCTTGTACATGTCATTGCGGATGCGCATATCTATGACAGGCATATTCCGATTATTAAGGAGTTAATCAGCAGAACGCCCTATGATGCTCCCACATTTTGGCTGAATCCTGAAATCAAAGATTTCTATGAATTTACAAGGGATGATGTGAAGGTTGAGAATTATGTGACCGGAGAACAAGTGGCTGATATCCCGATTGCGATTTAG
- a CDS encoding AAA family ATPase: MKPKILILSGWGPYKDKVEVDFTRLDERGLFLIAGPTGAGKTTLFDAITYALYGAMSGELREKSSVRSDFADADTATFVELIMQHGGKEYRIVRNPEYLRPKKRQSKTGDYTKEKENAVLYLPDGSIIQGSSEVNRKIQDVLVLDYRQYKQISMIAQGEFARLLAASPAEKTKIFREIFSTAIYDRFAGILRTRSGELYKQVMEYKHRMEEDIHMLRVGEAKENEALSQLIAGEDYFYEKILEQLKESEHEHKKSLTVAQKQYGKLEEAAVKLTEEISASEQVNDKLHRLTREMEVARLLRERKPEIEAKKVQLKGIKAAASLSGDYVQSENEKKQLRLLVQRQKEAEEELKVLEARRHELLPVYKSREKIIAAYECRKLCIEKERFLKEIGQQRIQKEEELRKLQKEYLEKEELTSKAKEVYEMADLAYKRAAVGIAARLLQEGEPCPVCGSCEHPKVAQVSDDVPEEEKLNRLRDNYHVANRVLMEIHGKASACKGELQGRIDREKEARNQLEDHNRALQAFGEEIHSVMNHMVQTEYENLVMMYEKLQTREEEKKEVLKRTSGEILLQESSKEEAEALFEQKYREAGFSDIDMFEESLSNKGRIEPLEKEIEDYDRKIHASENLIEHLKEETKGQSEIDISKLKEQWELKRQERQEMIVMQNKWNHRLHEVEKIRKSLTDKLSHLQKLNKEYGIVKDLDNMASGNNPKRLVFEQYVLAGYFEEILRAANIRLAKMTNGRFELSRVEEVSDGRTKDNLEIQVLDYYTGKHRSVKTLSGGESFKASLALALGMSDVIQSYSGGIRVETLFIDEGFGSLDSESLDQACQTLMSLVEKDRLIGIISHVPELAEKIEKQIIITKTNIGSSIKSVV; this comes from the coding sequence GTGAAGCCCAAGATTTTGATACTTTCCGGATGGGGACCGTATAAAGATAAAGTAGAAGTAGATTTCACCCGATTGGATGAAAGAGGTCTTTTTCTTATTGCCGGCCCTACCGGTGCGGGAAAAACTACCTTATTCGACGCGATCACTTATGCGTTGTATGGTGCGATGAGCGGAGAACTAAGAGAAAAGAGCAGTGTACGCAGTGATTTTGCAGATGCGGATACGGCAACTTTCGTAGAGCTGATCATGCAGCACGGCGGTAAAGAATATCGTATCGTGCGTAATCCTGAGTATTTAAGGCCGAAGAAAAGGCAGAGCAAAACGGGGGATTATACGAAAGAGAAAGAAAATGCGGTATTGTATCTGCCGGATGGAAGTATAATCCAGGGAAGCAGTGAAGTGAACCGTAAGATACAGGATGTTCTTGTACTAGATTATAGGCAATATAAACAAATTTCCATGATAGCTCAGGGGGAATTCGCAAGGCTATTAGCGGCATCTCCTGCGGAAAAAACGAAGATTTTCAGAGAGATATTTTCCACCGCTATCTATGACAGATTTGCGGGAATTCTACGGACGCGTTCCGGAGAATTGTACAAGCAGGTGATGGAATACAAGCATCGAATGGAAGAGGATATCCATATGCTGCGTGTCGGGGAAGCCAAGGAGAATGAAGCGCTTTCCCAGCTTATAGCAGGTGAAGATTATTTCTACGAGAAGATATTGGAGCAGTTGAAGGAATCGGAGCATGAACATAAGAAATCGCTGACAGTAGCACAGAAGCAATACGGGAAGCTGGAGGAAGCCGCGGTAAAGCTGACGGAAGAGATCAGTGCTTCGGAACAAGTGAATGATAAGTTACATAGGCTCACGAGGGAAATGGAAGTCGCTCGCCTGTTAAGGGAACGGAAACCGGAAATAGAAGCGAAGAAGGTGCAGCTGAAAGGAATAAAAGCAGCAGCATCCCTTAGCGGTGATTATGTACAGAGTGAAAATGAAAAGAAGCAGCTCCGGCTTTTGGTGCAGAGGCAAAAGGAGGCGGAAGAAGAGCTAAAAGTGCTGGAAGCAAGAAGGCACGAGCTTTTACCTGTTTATAAAAGCCGTGAAAAGATAATAGCAGCTTATGAATGCCGGAAACTTTGCATTGAGAAAGAAAGGTTTCTGAAGGAAATCGGTCAACAGCGGATTCAAAAGGAAGAAGAGCTTCGCAAGCTGCAAAAAGAATACTTGGAAAAAGAAGAGTTAACTTCAAAGGCAAAGGAAGTTTACGAGATGGCAGATCTGGCTTACAAACGAGCTGCGGTGGGCATCGCTGCCAGATTATTACAGGAAGGTGAACCATGTCCTGTCTGTGGTTCTTGTGAGCATCCGAAGGTGGCACAGGTATCCGATGATGTTCCGGAAGAAGAGAAACTGAATCGACTAAGGGATAATTACCATGTGGCGAACAGAGTATTGATGGAGATACACGGAAAGGCATCCGCATGTAAAGGGGAGCTGCAAGGAAGGATCGATCGGGAAAAAGAGGCGAGAAATCAACTGGAAGATCATAACCGGGCATTACAAGCGTTCGGGGAAGAAATTCATTCTGTAATGAACCATATGGTGCAGACAGAATATGAAAATCTGGTAATGATGTATGAGAAACTGCAGACAAGAGAAGAGGAGAAGAAAGAAGTGCTGAAACGGACATCCGGAGAAATCCTCTTGCAGGAAAGCAGCAAAGAGGAAGCGGAAGCTCTGTTTGAACAGAAGTATCGGGAAGCAGGTTTCTCCGATATCGACATGTTTGAAGAAAGTCTGTCGAATAAGGGACGGATAGAACCTTTGGAAAAAGAAATAGAGGATTATGATAGAAAGATTCATGCTTCCGAGAATCTGATTGAGCATCTGAAAGAAGAAACAAAGGGACAATCGGAAATTGATATTTCAAAGCTTAAGGAACAATGGGAGTTAAAGAGACAGGAACGACAAGAAATGATTGTGATGCAGAATAAGTGGAATCACCGTCTGCATGAGGTGGAAAAGATAAGAAAATCTTTAACAGACAAATTATCACATCTGCAAAAGTTGAATAAGGAATACGGTATCGTTAAAGATCTAGATAACATGGCATCCGGCAACAATCCGAAGCGTCTCGTATTCGAGCAGTATGTGCTTGCCGGATATTTCGAAGAGATATTACGGGCCGCGAATATCAGGCTTGCCAAGATGACAAATGGGCGGTTCGAGCTTTCCCGCGTGGAGGAAGTGAGCGACGGCAGAACGAAGGATAATCTGGAAATTCAAGTCCTCGATTACTATACAGGGAAACACCGTTCGGTGAAGACCTTGTCCGGAGGTGAGTCTTTCAAAGCTTCTTTGGCTCTTGCTCTTGGTATGAGCGATGTGATTCAAAGCTATAGCGGCGGCATCCGGGTGGAAACACTGTTTATCGATGAGGGCTTCGGTTCTTTGGATAGTGAATCTTTAGATCAGGCATGTCAGACGCTTATGTCATTGGTGGAAAAGGATCGCCTGATCGGGATTATTTCTCATGTTCCGGAGCTGGCGGAGAAAATAGAAAAGCAAATAATTATCACAAAAACAAACATAGGCAGTAGCATAAAGAGTGTGGTATAA
- a CDS encoding dihydrofolate reductase, whose translation MNLIVAVDRNWGIGNGGELLVRIPNDHKFFREETTGKVVVLGRKTLDTFPQGMPLKNRTNIILSSNPDYKVKDAIVVHNIEELLEELKKYKSEDVYVIGGDSVYRQMLPYCNVAHVTRIDHAYAADAYFPNLDETGDWKMTASSDEQTYFDITYHFIKYEKIR comes from the coding sequence ATGAATTTGATTGTAGCGGTAGATCGTAATTGGGGAATTGGAAATGGTGGAGAACTGCTCGTTCGTATACCAAATGATCATAAGTTCTTTCGGGAAGAGACGACAGGAAAGGTAGTAGTTCTCGGGAGAAAGACGTTGGATACATTTCCGCAAGGAATGCCTTTGAAGAATAGGACAAATATTATCTTATCCTCCAACCCGGACTATAAAGTAAAAGATGCGATAGTAGTTCATAATATTGAAGAGCTTTTAGAAGAGTTGAAGAAGTATAAAAGCGAAGATGTCTATGTTATCGGAGGCGATAGTGTTTACCGCCAGATGCTCCCTTATTGCAATGTGGCACACGTGACGCGAATCGATCACGCTTATGCGGCAGATGCTTATTTCCCTAATCTGGATGAGACGGGAGATTGGAAAATGACAGCGAGCAGCGATGAACAGACCTATTTCGACATTACCTATCATTTTATTAAATACGAAAAAATTCGGTAA
- a CDS encoding MBL fold metallo-hydrolase RNA specificity domain-containing protein, producing MKLTFIGAAHEVTGSTHFLEVNGTYMLIDCGMEQGTSFYENAKLPAEEAMIDYVFLTHAHVDHSGMLPGLYAKGFRGKVFATEATADLCSIMLRDCAHIQMQEAEWKNRKAKRHSGIEPHEPIYTMEDADGVIKRLVPCEYGRIIDICEGVRIRFTDVGHLLGSASIEVWLTENGVTKKIVFSGDLGNKNQPIIKDPMKTEEADYVVVESTYGDRIHSDTRPDYVAELTEVMQKTFDAGGNVVIPSFAVGRTQEMLYFLRQIKAEQRVKGHGNFPVYVDSPLAVDATDIFQRNVSSCFDEEAMGLIRQGINPLRFPGLRLSITSSESKAINFDHTPKVIISASGMCEAGRIRHHLKHNLWRAESTVLFVGYQANGTLGRMLVDGAREVRLFGETIEVRSKIHTLKGISGHADKDGLIDWLQGFKKKPDRVFVVHGESSVCDAFAEYLQKEQGMSTFAPYSGACIDLLTGEVVYEASPVPVKRKVRTTPDVFSRLMAAGQRLLAVIKKNEGAANKDLARFADQINSLCDKWDR from the coding sequence ATGAAGCTAACATTTATCGGAGCAGCTCATGAAGTAACGGGAAGTACCCATTTCCTTGAGGTAAACGGAACTTATATGTTGATTGACTGCGGAATGGAGCAGGGAACATCCTTTTATGAGAATGCGAAACTGCCCGCGGAAGAGGCGATGATTGATTATGTGTTTCTGACGCATGCTCATGTAGACCATTCGGGAATGCTTCCCGGCTTATATGCGAAAGGCTTTCGGGGAAAGGTATTTGCAACAGAAGCAACAGCGGATTTATGCAGCATTATGCTGCGTGACTGTGCCCATATTCAGATGCAGGAGGCGGAGTGGAAGAACCGCAAGGCCAAGAGACATTCGGGGATAGAGCCGCATGAGCCTATCTATACGATGGAGGACGCAGACGGAGTGATCAAACGTCTCGTACCATGTGAATATGGACGAATTATCGATATATGTGAAGGCGTGCGCATTCGGTTCACGGATGTAGGACATCTTCTCGGTTCAGCGAGTATTGAAGTGTGGCTTACTGAGAACGGTGTTACCAAAAAGATTGTATTTTCCGGAGATTTGGGGAATAAGAATCAACCGATTATCAAGGATCCGATGAAAACGGAGGAGGCGGACTATGTAGTAGTGGAGTCCACCTATGGAGATAGAATACATTCTGATACAAGACCTGATTACGTAGCGGAACTGACGGAGGTTATGCAAAAGACTTTCGATGCCGGCGGCAATGTGGTCATCCCCTCCTTTGCAGTGGGGAGAACACAGGAAATGCTGTATTTTCTGAGACAGATTAAGGCGGAACAGCGAGTAAAGGGACATGGGAATTTCCCGGTCTATGTGGACAGTCCTTTGGCAGTAGATGCTACGGATATTTTTCAGAGAAATGTAAGCAGTTGTTTTGATGAAGAGGCTATGGGGCTCATCCGGCAGGGAATTAATCCGCTACGCTTTCCGGGGCTGCGTCTGTCGATTACGAGTAGTGAATCTAAGGCGATTAATTTCGATCATACGCCGAAGGTGATTATTTCTGCATCGGGAATGTGCGAGGCGGGAAGAATCAGACATCACTTAAAGCATAATCTCTGGCGCGCAGAATCTACGGTATTATTTGTAGGCTACCAGGCCAATGGAACTCTTGGGCGTATGCTTGTGGATGGCGCGAGGGAAGTTCGGTTATTTGGGGAAACCATCGAGGTACGCTCGAAGATTCATACATTAAAGGGAATCAGCGGACATGCGGATAAAGACGGGCTGATTGACTGGCTGCAAGGTTTCAAGAAGAAACCGGATAGAGTATTTGTGGTGCATGGAGAGAGTAGCGTATGCGACGCTTTTGCAGAATACTTACAAAAGGAGCAGGGGATGAGTACCTTTGCTCCTTATAGTGGTGCCTGTATAGATTTATTGACGGGTGAGGTAGTTTATGAGGCTTCCCCGGTACCTGTGAAAAGGAAAGTCAGGACAACGCCGGATGTATTTTCCAGGCTTATGGCAGCAGGGCAACGCCTGCTGGCAGTTATTAAGAAAAATGAGGGAGCGGCAAATAAGGATTTGGCACGTTTTGCAGATCAAATCAACTCCCTTTGTGATAAATGGGATAGATGA
- a CDS encoding branched-chain amino acid aminotransferase, translated as MVTSDERKRERNMEKKNLDWANIGFGYVETDKRYVSNYKNGAWDDGALTEDSMITMSECAGVLQYAQTIFEGMKAYTTEDGRIVTFRPDLNGERMEDSARRLEMPVFPKERFVDAVIQTVAANKAYVPPFGSGATLYLRPYMFGISPVIGVKPADEYQFRVFATPVGPYFKGGVKPLTICVSDFDRAAPNGTGHIKAGLNYAMSLHPIVSAHKAGFDENMYLDAATKTKVEETGGANFLFITKDNKVVTPKSGSILPSITRRSLMHVAKEYLGLEVEEREVHIDELKEFAECGLCGTAAVISPVGKIVDHGKEIYLPSGMTDMGPVTKKLFDTLTGIQMGRIEAPEGWIVEVG; from the coding sequence ATAGTTACGTCAGACGAGCGAAAGAGGGAGCGGAATATGGAAAAGAAAAATCTGGATTGGGCAAATATTGGCTTTGGTTATGTGGAGACAGATAAAAGATATGTCTCCAATTATAAAAATGGTGCTTGGGATGACGGTGCCCTGACAGAAGATTCCATGATAACTATGAGCGAGTGTGCAGGAGTATTACAATACGCACAGACAATCTTTGAAGGAATGAAAGCATATACAACAGAAGACGGACGTATTGTTACTTTCCGCCCTGATTTAAATGGAGAGCGTATGGAGGATTCAGCCAGAAGGCTGGAAATGCCGGTTTTCCCGAAGGAACGTTTTGTAGATGCGGTAATTCAGACTGTGGCTGCTAATAAAGCATATGTTCCTCCCTTCGGTTCCGGAGCGACTTTATATTTAAGACCTTATATGTTCGGTATTAGTCCGGTCATTGGAGTGAAGCCGGCGGATGAATATCAGTTTCGTGTATTTGCTACTCCGGTAGGTCCTTATTTCAAAGGAGGAGTGAAGCCCCTTACGATTTGTGTGAGTGATTTCGACCGTGCGGCGCCAAACGGTACGGGACATATTAAAGCGGGGCTTAACTATGCGATGAGCCTTCATCCGATTGTAAGTGCGCATAAAGCAGGATTCGATGAAAATATGTATTTGGACGCAGCAACGAAAACGAAGGTGGAAGAGACTGGCGGAGCTAATTTCTTATTTATTACGAAAGATAATAAAGTAGTGACACCTAAATCCGGCAGCATACTTCCTTCTATCACAAGGCGCTCATTGATGCACGTGGCGAAGGAATATTTGGGACTTGAAGTGGAAGAAAGAGAAGTTCACATAGATGAATTGAAGGAATTTGCAGAATGCGGTCTTTGCGGTACGGCGGCGGTTATTTCGCCGGTAGGAAAGATTGTAGACCATGGAAAAGAAATTTACCTTCCCAGTGGTATGACGGATATGGGACCTGTGACGAAGAAACTGTTCGATACATTGACAGGAATTCAGATGGGACGGATAGAAGCTCCGGAGGGATGGATTGTGGAAGTGGGTTAA
- a CDS encoding PHP-associated domain-containing protein, translating to MKMNDKKIDKKIDKKLELKKEYPYLYETHLHTSQSSACARSSGAEMAKACKEAGYTGIIVTDHNWGGNSAIGRGKPWKEWVNEFAKGYEDAKRVGDQIGLDVFFGYEAGFDGTEFLIYGLDKEYMIGHPQLRDASVEEQYALVQEAKGMVIHAHPFREEFYIPQIRLYPEYVDAVEGINATHSNKRSMSHRNPAFDESAIAYARKHNLPISAGSDIHTTTLLGAGVAFKRRLTDIYDFIEAMRSGEDYILTNGDTWFKKNGELY from the coding sequence ATGAAAATGAATGATAAGAAGATAGATAAGAAGATAGATAAAAAGCTAGAGCTGAAGAAGGAGTATCCCTATCTTTACGAGACGCATTTGCATACGTCTCAAAGCAGTGCTTGTGCCCGCAGTTCAGGGGCGGAGATGGCGAAGGCTTGTAAAGAGGCCGGCTATACGGGTATTATCGTGACGGATCATAACTGGGGAGGTAATTCGGCGATTGGCCGGGGTAAGCCGTGGAAGGAATGGGTAAATGAATTTGCCAAGGGATATGAGGATGCGAAGCGCGTTGGAGATCAGATAGGTCTGGATGTTTTCTTCGGATATGAGGCAGGATTTGATGGGACTGAGTTCTTAATTTACGGACTGGATAAAGAGTACATGATTGGCCATCCGCAGTTGCGTGATGCATCGGTGGAGGAGCAGTATGCTCTTGTGCAAGAGGCGAAAGGAATGGTAATTCATGCTCATCCATTTCGCGAAGAATTCTATATTCCGCAGATAAGGCTATATCCTGAATATGTGGATGCTGTGGAGGGAATTAATGCTACCCATTCCAATAAGAGAAGTATGTCGCATAGAAATCCGGCCTTCGATGAAAGCGCGATTGCCTATGCCAGGAAGCATAATCTTCCTATCAGTGCCGGTTCGGATATTCATACGACGACGTTACTTGGAGCGGGTGTGGCTTTCAAACGCCGGTTGACAGATATTTATGATTTTATAGAAGCGATGCGTTCGGGAGAGGATTATATTCTTACGAATGGGGATACATGGTTTAAGAAAAATGGGGAGCTATATTGA